From the genome of Pseudobacteriovorax antillogorgiicola, one region includes:
- a CDS encoding ABC transporter ATP-binding protein, translating to MNLELKQVTKSFGTINVVPPIDLSIKQGEFIVLLGPSGCGKSTILRMIAGLEDVTSGSISIDGRVVNDVPPKDRDLAMVFQSYALYPHMSVFDNMGFGLKMRAFPEEEIKSRVLQAAKYLDLEKHLYKKPSALSGGQRQRVAMGRALVRRPKIFLFDEPLSNLDAQLRIGLRSEIKRLHHEVNATTIYVTHDQEEAMSLADRIIILRHGRVEQQGSPLDIFTRPKNLFVAEFLGSPRINLLDKEVRGQRVGIGKLELPVDTDGRVRVGIRPGDISFYPKDRWVEGGAFKVRYAENLGDSTLVHGLLDQQPVIMLTNTKRVPQSGEHPCYINPQNVGLFHQETGLLLN from the coding sequence ATGAATTTAGAACTTAAACAAGTCACGAAGAGCTTTGGCACCATCAATGTTGTTCCTCCTATCGATCTTAGTATCAAGCAGGGAGAGTTCATTGTCTTGCTAGGCCCTTCAGGCTGCGGAAAATCGACGATATTGAGAATGATTGCTGGTCTAGAAGATGTGACCAGTGGCAGTATCAGTATTGATGGGCGGGTGGTGAATGATGTTCCGCCTAAAGATCGCGACCTTGCCATGGTCTTTCAATCTTATGCCCTTTACCCCCATATGAGCGTTTTTGATAACATGGGGTTTGGCTTGAAGATGAGGGCGTTTCCTGAAGAGGAGATCAAATCTAGGGTTCTTCAAGCTGCTAAGTATTTAGATTTGGAGAAGCACCTTTATAAAAAACCCAGTGCTTTGTCTGGAGGACAGAGGCAAAGAGTTGCCATGGGACGAGCCCTGGTTCGAAGGCCTAAGATTTTCCTCTTTGATGAGCCCCTTTCGAACTTGGATGCCCAACTAAGGATCGGCTTGCGATCCGAAATCAAGCGACTACACCACGAGGTGAATGCCACGACGATCTATGTTACCCACGATCAGGAAGAGGCTATGTCGTTGGCTGACCGCATCATCATTTTAAGACATGGTCGGGTGGAGCAGCAAGGATCACCCTTGGATATTTTTACTCGGCCAAAGAACCTCTTTGTAGCTGAGTTCCTAGGAAGCCCCAGAATCAACTTGTTGGATAAGGAAGTTCGAGGCCAAAGAGTGGGTATTGGCAAGCTTGAGCTTCCAGTTGATACGGATGGTAGAGTCCGGGTGGGTATCCGGCCCGGAGACATCTCGTTCTATCCTAAAGACCGTTGGGTGGAAGGGGGAGCCTTTAAAGTTCGTTATGCTGAGAACCTTGGCGACTCGACTTTGGTCCATGGCTTATTAGATCAGCAGCCAGTGATTATGCTCACCAACACCAAGAGGGTTCCACAAAGTGGCGAGCACCCTTGTTACATCAACCCCCAAAATGTCGGACTGTTTCACCAAGAGACAGGGCTCCTGCTGAATTAA
- a CDS encoding GH1 family beta-glucosidase → MFEFKEKSPLLNRDQFLFGTATSSFQIEGGADLGGRTPSIWDDFCLEKGRVKGGDDGRKGTNHFHLWKDDIDLIEHLNFDAYRFSLSWSRIIPARGQINEEGLRFYEDIIDRCNERGIKPFITLYHWDLPTYLEDRGGWINRETAYDFAEYAAVVAKRFGDKVSSIATLNEPFCSAFLGYLWGVHAPGYKNRRMAFQAAHHLMLAHGLGMTELKKHAPQTKNGIVLNFTPAYPASSSASDQLATARADYEHTFWFSDALFRGRYPEELINDEPDSKPCMMPGDMEVISQDVDFLGVNFYSRQLVSLSTNGYKVQPAPDPKTDIGWEVFPKALFDLFQDKFSRYDKLPPIYITENGAAYNEGVDANGEVIDAKRIEYYQQHLNEVERLIDEGYPIKGYFAWSLMDNFEWAEGYSQRFGIVHVDYETMKRTPKASAKMFKDLLASRS, encoded by the coding sequence ATGTTTGAATTTAAAGAAAAGTCTCCGCTTTTAAATCGCGATCAATTTCTATTCGGAACGGCTACATCGTCCTTTCAAATCGAAGGTGGGGCTGATCTCGGTGGCAGAACACCATCGATTTGGGATGATTTTTGCCTTGAAAAGGGTCGTGTCAAGGGCGGCGATGATGGTCGCAAGGGGACCAATCACTTCCACTTGTGGAAGGATGATATCGATTTGATTGAACATCTGAATTTTGATGCTTACCGATTCTCTCTGTCATGGTCTAGAATCATCCCCGCTAGGGGACAGATCAATGAGGAAGGGCTTAGATTCTATGAAGATATTATCGATCGTTGCAACGAGCGTGGTATCAAGCCTTTTATAACTTTGTATCATTGGGATCTTCCCACCTACCTTGAGGATCGAGGGGGCTGGATCAATCGTGAGACCGCCTATGATTTTGCGGAATATGCAGCAGTCGTGGCCAAGCGTTTTGGGGACAAGGTGAGTTCGATTGCAACTCTCAACGAGCCTTTCTGTTCAGCCTTCTTAGGCTATCTTTGGGGAGTTCATGCTCCAGGGTATAAGAATCGCCGGATGGCGTTTCAAGCAGCCCATCACTTGATGCTGGCCCATGGGCTGGGGATGACTGAGCTGAAGAAGCATGCTCCACAAACAAAGAATGGTATCGTCCTCAATTTTACCCCTGCTTATCCAGCTAGTTCTTCGGCATCAGATCAATTAGCCACGGCTCGGGCTGACTACGAACACACCTTCTGGTTTTCAGATGCGTTGTTTCGTGGTCGCTATCCCGAAGAACTCATTAACGATGAACCCGACTCAAAGCCCTGCATGATGCCTGGCGATATGGAAGTCATTAGCCAAGATGTGGACTTCTTGGGAGTGAACTTTTATTCGCGACAGCTGGTGTCTTTGAGTACAAACGGTTACAAGGTTCAGCCTGCGCCGGATCCCAAAACTGATATAGGCTGGGAAGTCTTCCCGAAGGCCTTGTTCGATCTGTTCCAGGATAAGTTTTCTCGCTACGATAAGCTGCCTCCAATCTACATCACTGAAAACGGTGCTGCTTATAACGAAGGTGTTGATGCCAATGGAGAGGTGATCGATGCTAAGAGGATTGAGTACTACCAGCAACATCTTAATGAAGTGGAGCGCCTGATCGACGAGGGGTATCCCATCAAAGGTTACTTCGCTTGGAGTTTGATGGATAACTTTGAATGGGCTGAAGGCTACTCTCAAAGGTTTGGCATCGTTCATGTTGACTATGAAACGATGAAGAGAACTCCTAAAGCCAGCGCCAAGATGTTTAAAGACCTCTTGGCCAGTAGATCATGA
- a CDS encoding carbohydrate ABC transporter permease — translation MQTSVLNSARVWRRSLRGALQVTIISLTSITIFPFFWSIVLSSHNRESIFSSVIPMYWGDFFQENYRTLVELVPYWTAMYNSIVISVLGTFVSLLFCSMAGYAFALQKFKLKKLLFSFMIATMMVPPVVSLVPYYLTIQFLGLLNTHLAVWLPFTAAPVGIFLVRQFIIRSVPPDLIEAAKLDGASDLDVFFRVVLPLIKPALATLGIIQFVFFWNNFLTPLVVLSEQDKLVLPLALRSLQNHPNAPWGAVMVGTTLAFIPVLIVYFFFSRKIIAGLTSGAVKG, via the coding sequence GTGCAAACATCTGTCCTGAATTCAGCTAGAGTCTGGCGGCGATCTCTACGGGGAGCCCTCCAGGTCACGATCATCAGCTTGACAAGCATTACGATTTTTCCATTTTTTTGGTCAATTGTACTGTCATCCCACAATAGAGAGAGCATATTCTCAAGTGTGATTCCGATGTACTGGGGAGACTTTTTCCAAGAAAACTACCGAACCTTGGTAGAGTTGGTGCCTTATTGGACAGCCATGTACAACAGTATTGTGATCTCTGTACTTGGTACTTTTGTATCTCTTTTGTTTTGCAGTATGGCTGGCTACGCTTTCGCCTTGCAAAAATTCAAGCTCAAGAAGCTTCTATTCTCATTTATGATTGCAACGATGATGGTGCCGCCTGTTGTCAGCTTGGTGCCTTACTATCTGACAATTCAATTTCTTGGTCTACTCAATACCCATCTTGCGGTATGGCTCCCGTTTACGGCAGCGCCAGTGGGTATCTTTTTGGTTCGTCAGTTTATCATCCGCAGTGTACCGCCAGATCTGATCGAAGCCGCTAAGCTAGATGGAGCTTCAGATCTTGACGTTTTCTTTCGAGTGGTGCTGCCTCTAATAAAGCCAGCCTTGGCAACCCTTGGAATCATTCAGTTTGTATTCTTCTGGAATAACTTCCTGACACCGCTCGTAGTATTGAGCGAGCAAGACAAACTGGTGTTACCTTTGGCTTTGCGAAGCCTGCAAAATCACCCTAATGCTCCTTGGGGCGCCGTGATGGTGGGCACGACATTGGCCTTTATTCCTGTCCTTATTGTTTACTTTTTCTTTTCGAGAAAGATTATTGCTGGTCTCACCTCTGGTGCTGTGAAAGGTTAG
- a CDS encoding carbohydrate ABC transporter permease gives MSHWLFLMPYILILGVFSIFPILFSIYLSFHSWNPVEGLGAMQFVGVENYSFALEDPWLWKSLKNTFIMATASGLPQHLVALPMAYLLVQCHKWVRSFAMSAFFFPYIISGVVVALVFFNMFSPRTGIINQGILALAEWPLLQTMLSPLVAAMPVDWLNDVDLVQVSVSFVVFWKYTGFNIVIYTTGLMTVPEELYEAAKIDGANFWHRFRHISLPHLKPFIIFGATLSVIGGLQLFEEPFILTEGKGGPSQAGLTIANYLMRVGWEWLEMGQASAIAWILFIVIGIFSAINFLLLRGRD, from the coding sequence ATGAGTCACTGGCTGTTTCTCATGCCCTATATTCTGATTCTTGGTGTTTTTAGTATCTTTCCAATTCTCTTTTCGATCTATCTATCTTTCCACTCTTGGAATCCTGTTGAAGGCCTCGGGGCTATGCAATTCGTTGGCGTGGAAAACTACAGCTTTGCACTCGAAGATCCTTGGCTTTGGAAATCTCTTAAAAATACCTTTATTATGGCAACAGCCTCCGGCCTACCACAGCATCTCGTAGCTCTGCCTATGGCCTACCTCCTAGTTCAATGTCATAAATGGGTCCGAAGTTTCGCGATGTCAGCCTTCTTTTTCCCCTATATTATTTCTGGGGTTGTGGTGGCGTTGGTCTTCTTCAACATGTTTTCACCGCGAACAGGCATCATTAACCAGGGAATCCTGGCTTTAGCTGAATGGCCATTGCTTCAAACAATGCTGTCTCCACTAGTGGCTGCCATGCCGGTAGATTGGCTGAATGATGTTGACCTCGTGCAGGTTTCGGTTTCATTTGTAGTGTTCTGGAAGTACACAGGCTTTAACATCGTGATTTATACCACAGGTTTGATGACCGTTCCTGAAGAGCTTTATGAAGCAGCAAAAATCGATGGAGCCAATTTTTGGCATCGATTTAGGCACATCTCATTACCACACTTAAAGCCATTCATTATTTTCGGAGCTACACTATCAGTAATCGGCGGCCTGCAGCTATTCGAAGAACCTTTCATCCTAACTGAAGGTAAAGGCGGTCCTTCTCAAGCTGGCCTTACCATCGCAAACTACCTCATGAGGGTCGGTTGGGAATGGCTTGAAATGGGTCAGGCGTCTGCCATTGCTTGGATTCTGTTTATTGTGATTGGTATCTTTTCAGCCATTAACTTTCTCTTGTTGAGGGGGCGTGACTAG
- a CDS encoding ABC transporter substrate-binding protein, protein MKRVIKLLALVSSLGFGVEKPTSIRFDAFPDFDSHLKNVLPGYHKIQDGIKVDFLMNNHGDHHTKLTNNLATGSGAGDVVAVDINRLGAFIDAGGFVNLDQAPYNAQSLKQYFPAYAWSQGKGSDGKQYAIPTDLGPGVMYYRRDHLKATSKSIEAVNKDWDSFLAWGEELKKRKVALIADASDIALLMVYSGGKPGEGIFFDSQGKSLLTSSRFVEAVNLAKKIRQKGLDLNITSWTNEWYEALRTGKVGTQLSGAWLLGHLQNWIAPKSAGMWGVAHLPNGIYGSWGGSFLCITKQSKHPNEAWQFIKFMTTPETQISGLQKIAAFPARTDTYSNEIFKEPIDYLAGQKARLLFAEIAKNVTPIKPFRGDAIARTIFLNALEEAVDQNQDTTSVLKSASRMLERRTRRF, encoded by the coding sequence ATGAAGAGAGTCATAAAATTGTTAGCACTCGTTTCCAGTCTGGGCTTTGGGGTGGAAAAACCTACAAGCATTCGCTTCGATGCATTTCCAGACTTCGATAGTCACTTAAAAAATGTGTTGCCAGGTTACCACAAGATTCAAGACGGTATTAAAGTCGACTTCCTAATGAACAACCATGGAGATCATCACACCAAACTCACTAATAATCTAGCCACTGGTTCCGGAGCAGGTGATGTAGTGGCTGTTGATATCAATCGACTCGGGGCGTTTATTGATGCCGGGGGGTTTGTAAATCTGGATCAAGCTCCCTACAATGCCCAGAGTCTCAAGCAGTATTTTCCAGCCTATGCCTGGAGCCAAGGGAAGGGTAGCGATGGCAAGCAGTATGCGATTCCTACAGACCTTGGTCCCGGTGTGATGTACTATCGCCGCGATCACTTGAAAGCTACAAGCAAGTCTATAGAGGCCGTGAACAAGGACTGGGATAGCTTCCTTGCCTGGGGTGAGGAGCTTAAAAAGCGCAAGGTGGCTCTTATTGCAGACGCTAGCGATATTGCCTTACTGATGGTCTATTCAGGGGGGAAGCCAGGCGAAGGAATCTTTTTCGATAGCCAAGGCAAAAGCTTACTCACCAGCTCACGCTTTGTTGAGGCGGTAAATCTTGCGAAAAAAATTCGTCAGAAAGGCCTCGATCTCAATATCACTTCTTGGACTAATGAGTGGTACGAAGCTCTTCGTACAGGAAAAGTGGGAACCCAGTTATCGGGAGCTTGGCTTCTTGGTCACTTGCAAAACTGGATCGCTCCTAAAAGTGCAGGGATGTGGGGCGTGGCTCATCTTCCTAATGGGATCTACGGCAGTTGGGGAGGCTCGTTTCTGTGTATCACCAAACAAAGCAAGCATCCTAACGAAGCTTGGCAGTTTATCAAATTCATGACAACACCAGAAACGCAGATCAGCGGACTACAAAAAATCGCAGCGTTTCCTGCTCGCACGGATACTTATAGCAACGAGATTTTTAAGGAGCCCATCGACTACCTTGCGGGGCAGAAAGCTAGGCTGCTTTTTGCTGAAATCGCCAAGAACGTGACACCTATCAAGCCATTTCGTGGCGATGCCATTGCGCGGACCATATTTCTAAATGCCCTGGAAGAAGCTGTGGATCAAAACCAAGATACCACTAGTGTTCTAAAAAGTGCTAGCCGTATGCTAGAGCGTCGAACCCGTCGGTTTTAG